The following is a genomic window from Mauremys mutica isolate MM-2020 ecotype Southern chromosome 4, ASM2049712v1, whole genome shotgun sequence.
CGTCTTCGACAACATGATGAATGAGGGTTTGGTGTCACAGGACCTCTTCTCTGTCTACCTGAGCTCGTAAGTCAGGGCTGGAAACAGCCCACCTGTTGCAGTGAGATTCACGTTCCTATAGCGCCTCTCACACTGAGTGATCCCTGCAAGTTTGCATCAGAATTCCCCAAAAGCAgctgtgacgggtttggtcacagacacctccttgggactgtcacctgaagtgctgagcctgttttccctgccagcttgggactatAGAACCCcaagacatgctagcctgctgcaacacagacccaggtctggtcaaCGCTCCtgaagctgcagactttaaccaaaaactattcagcaggtcacctatcttcTAGACACCCAGAcactcagttcccaatgggatccaaacccaaaataaatccattttactctgtacaaagcttatacagagtaaactcatacaTTGTCCGCCCTCtaataacactgatagagagatatgcacagctgtttgctcccccaggtattgatcacttactctgggtttactaataaacaagagtgattttattaagtataaaaagtaggatttaagtggttccaaataataacagacagaacaaagtaagtcatcaagcaaaataaagcaaaaacatgcaaatctacgcctaatacattaagaaactgattacaggtaaaatctcaccctcagagatgttccaaaaagcttctttcacagactagactccttcctagtctgagcCCAATCCTTTCCACTGGTACAATCTTTGTTAGTTCCAACAGCCATCTTAGGAGGAAACTAGGCATTTCTCATGACTAgaagcctcctttgttctgttccacccccttttatagctttggtacaaggcgggaatcttttgtctctctgagtCCCTAcgtctccttctaaatggaaaagccccaggtttaagatggattccagtaccaggtgacatggtcacatgtcctgtgagactccAAGCCTTCATttttcctggcctgactcacaggaaggcttgcaagtaaacagactcatttacaactgattgtcttagttgatgggagccatcaagattccaaaccaccattaatggcccacacgttgcataattacaatgggagctcagagttatatttcatatttctagtttcagatacaagaatgatacatttatacaaataggatgaacatactcagtagattataagctttgtaatgatacctgaCAAGAGACCTTGTGTGacaagcatatttcagttacattatattcacactcattagcatattttcataaaatcatatggagtgcaacttcACACATTCTGTGCCGGTGATGTAAGTTTTGGGGATCAGAAATGAATACTACTATCTCTAATGATTACATTAAAACATCAGGGCCACATCAAGCACTGCCCAGTGCCGAAGTAGGCCATCTGTATTACACTGATTCAATGGGGGAAAAGTTCCCCCAAACGTGTCACCCACATGGTTCCCTCACTTAGCATCTTCTAGCACCAGATGGAACCATCTGCTCAGAGGGAAGAGCAGCACCTCCTGAGTGACTGACACTACTGCCTCAAACACCTGGGCCTTTCCTTGAAGGTCTCCTATCCAGTTTTAGGGCAGGTCCAATCATGATTAGCTTTTGAGATCTAGCAAGAGGCTGGGGAAAGTGATATTGAAGTAGGGGGTGAGACACAGCTCTCTTCCAACCATCCTGTCCTTACTTTGCTACTAGATGCTGATGTGCCCAGCTCTGACTCTACCCCAGCACTCCCCAGCTGTGGTCCTTCTCTAACAGCTGGAGCATTTGCTATTGTCTCCTTGGCCGACCATTCATGGATCTTCCTTgactctcctctctcccttctccagTGATGAGCAGAGTGGGAGCTTCGTGATGTTTGGCGGCATCGACTCATCTTACTACTCTGGGAGCCTGAACTGGATccctctctctgctgagacttACTGGGAAATCACCATGGACAGGTATCACCCACCCCTTGGCCCTTCCCCTTCATTGTGCCACCTTGAGGAGACAAGCAAAAGGAGACGTGGGGGAAGCTCAAATTACAGAGTCTAGACAAGATGAGAGACACGGGAGTCAGAATCATGCCTTCCTTGGAGTTATAGGAAAGAGGCTCACCCGCGAGGaggttagatcagtggttctccaccTTGTCCACACCAGAAACCCTCATCTGGCCAGCTCGGCTTAGCAATAAAGGAAAGGGCTTGGTGGTCACAACCCCTTGACATCTGTTTGTGACCCCCAGGCTAGATCGGTCACAATCCCAGAAGGTTGTAGGATGAGGAGCGATGGGCAATAGCCAAGGAAGGTTGAGGCTGAAACATCAGGGGAAAGTTCTTGGCAGTCATAGGAAGGGGGCGGTGAGGCAGCTCCACCCTGCAGGCCTCTTGCTGCTGGCTCGTGGGCTGAGTGGGAATGAGATTGGGAGTGTTTCTAGGCAGGTTccccctgactctctctctcttgcagcaTCACCATGAATGGAGAGACCATCGCTTGCTCTGGTGGCTGCCAGGCTATCATTGACACTGGTACTTCTCTGCTGGCTGGGCCCTCTACTGGCATCTCCAACATCGAGTCCTACATCGGCGCCAGCGATGGCACGGTAAGGGCAGGGATCGGGGACCGACACTTCTAGAGGTGTCTCCTACACATGGATGTGATGCTCCATCTCTCTCATTGGAGACCCTAGTGGTCAAGACACGCCTAACCTTTCCTCCATGTGTTGACCTTCCTCCCTGCAGATCAGCTGCAGTGCCATGAGCAGCCTGCCCAACATCGTCTTCACCATCAACGGCATCGAGTTCCCTGTGCCCCCCAGTGCCTACATTCTTGATGTGAGTGTTTTCCTCAGAAAGCCACCTTGGGGCCGCTTAGCCAGGGCTTGTGCCTGAGGCCATTGCACTGAGTGTGCTGGCACTTGCCACCTGCACAGCTGGCATGAGCCTGCAGGAGCATCACTGAGACACAGCTAAGACTCTGTCCCCAGTATTAGAGTGGGGAGGCAGAGAGCTCTTCCCCCAAAGGAATCCAAGGGGAGGGAAGGTCAAAATCAAGGCAGGCCCACAGTGAAAGTGACATACCGCAAGAGAAGCAAGGCAGCCTGTAGAGCTGGCCACCGTAGGAGATCACCAGGGAAGGGGCCTTACTGGGCTAGGAGAGAATTAAATGAGCAACTACCCAAGCTAGGAGGTTAGATCAAGAGAGATCACTGCCTCGCGCTCCAGGGCCTGGGCATCTGAGCATCAGGAAGGAGTTTTCCTCCCCCATGATAAAAGTTTGCTCCCATCTGGGGAGGAACAGGAAAGCTgctttaacagcacacagcaacaccaGCTGGTAGCAGGCAGTGGGGAAGCACAAATCCACTTATAATCACAGCAGGATTTCTGGTGGCAGAATGTAATTGCTCCCTTTGGAATCTGGCCTGGAGAGAGCACGCTTTGCCTCCCCAAGGGATGTGTCATGAACAGAAGTGGTCAGGACCTTGCTTCGCTTCCCAGTTGAAAGTTTGCACCCCTTAGGCTTAGGCTGAGGCACTGGGGCTGTTCTGAggctcagatccacaaaggtaggccactgggatttaaaaaaaaaaaaaggtatctaAATAGCTCCAAACACTGGGGAACAAGTCACCAGTGCCACTCCTTGTGGCCCACAGAGGTCTCCCATCAAAGCCCTGATCCAGCCTAATGCTCCTTAACTTGGGAGCTTTGAAAGCCCAGATGAAGATGGTACAGGGACAGGCACAGGCACAGGCATGTGCAAGCTCTACAGGATGATAACTCAAGGGATCATTGAAGTTCCTACCCAATAATTATGTCCTATTTTCCCTGGTGCAGGAGTCTGGCTCTTGTAGCTCTGGCTTTGAAAGCATCGACGTCTCCACCTCCTCTGGAGAGCTCTGGATCCTCGGAGATGTCTTCATCAGCCAGTACTACGTTGTCTTTGACAGGGCCAACAACCAAGTGGCCCTGGCCTCTGTGGCATGAACACAGCGCCGTTCCTCGGACACTGCCATGGAACACTGACCCTGGAAAGTCTCTGTTTCTCTAGGGCCCCAACTCCGCGTATCAGTCTAGTaaccccaccccacactcaccctcTGTCCTGTAATCTTACCCACAGTAGAATAAAGGAATATAAGAGCATTCGAGTGAATTGTTTCTCTTTGATGGAGTGAATGACTCAGATTCCACCACTGTGAAGAGGGAGATGTACcttctgccagcacccctcattCCTGACGAGGAGCCCCTATTGCTATTCCAGCCttgcccctccccatctccttctGTGCCAAGACATCTCACTCCTCATCTGTTTGATTTGTTTACTTCCAACAGAAACTTGTGAAATGGCTTTCTGGGTGTGAGCCATGCAATCAAATCCTGATGCCTTAAGGAGGGCAGGACTGTTAATTGCTTATCACAGCAGGCCCCATCTATCCCCAGATGGGCCTGGAGGGTGGTGAGGTCTTGCTCTGTAGCCTAATAACCTGAGCTCTGTCCTCCCCTGCAGTTTCCTACTGAGTTATCTGCTCTGTAGTGCTCCATCCGAGGGGCCCAGAGGATGCTCATTGGCTGCAATGATTCACACCCACTCATTGGATGTGCCTATCCTGCCATCTAGCACCTTGgcgctggctgggagctgccctGTTGCCCAGCCGTTGGTGGTGTGCAGTCCCTGTTTTACCCCAAAAATTGGATTTTGGGGCACTCCTAGAATAGCCTATCGCCCCCTTAATCTGTTCTTCCTGAGGTAAAGGTTTCCGGGATAGTTAAGGTAACACTTAAAGGACATGGATACAAGCTTTCAATAAAATGAGTGACACAGGCAGTATTCTATCCCAAAACCCGATTAATGTAACTAGTAATCCCTATTGCAATATGATCTAAAATTAAAAATCAGACATGAATCCCCTACTGCAAGTTAAAGATAATTTAAACCACAAGAGCATGCAGTTTAAATTATTCTAAGTGATGCACTCTATTGCAGATGGCCAGTCTGCAATAGATCACTGACAGTAGTTCTTCAAATGTACTTTAAATTTTACATATGTAAACCACAATTAACATACTCATACATCCACATACTAATACCGTTACTCTGTCACTATACTAGCTTATGCCATGTTATACAATCTAACAGGCTTATGGTGATTTAACTGTGTTGTCTCTGCCACTGTGGCTGCTTTGGCTGCTTCAACTTTTTTGCCTGGTTGCTTttctccactctcctcccagcttTTCACTCTTACAGCTGGTTCTTCCAATTGATCTTCTctgtttgttatatccttggggcagccggtgtaggaagcaatcacttgaggccagagagcaggcagctaaccaaaacctccattttatttacagatatacagagagctcactcagctggttgaaaccggctgagctaacccataataatctaactcagttgccatagcaacaaaaaccatgacaaccaaatacacaacatattcctccccccctaataagaacatcccctaaataaaacacacactagactagagaaggagggtagactgcctccattcccggctaaaccctggggattattttgccccataaccgtgggttcgccctagctaaagatccagccgatgaggaggccttctgtctctaggtggattacg
Proteins encoded in this region:
- the LOC123370126 gene encoding pepsin A-like isoform X2 — its product is MDMEYYGTISIGTPAQEFSVLFDTGSSNLWVPSVYCSSAACTNHNQFNPSDSSTYEAINESLSIQYGSGSMTGFLAYDTVQVGGIVDTKQIFGLSETEPGTAFEYSEFDGILGLAFPSIASSGATPVFDNMMNEGLVSQDLFSVYLSSDEQSGSFVMFGGIDSSYYSGSLNWIPLSAETYWEITMDSITMNGETIACSGGCQAIIDTGTSLLAGPSTGISNIESYIGASDGTISCSAMSSLPNIVFTINGIEFPVPPSAYILDESGSCSSGFESIDVSTSSGELWILGDVFISQYYVVFDRANNQVALASVA